From candidate division WOR-3 bacterium:
AAGCGTGAGCCGAGAGCCGGCATTCTGCCGGCTCTCGCGCTTCTGCCAGCAACTCGGCCTGTAACCTCCTTAGCTCCCTCTCCTCAGTAAGGAGAGGACTGGGGTGAGGAGTTCGCCGGCGCCCTGTTCACCCTCACCCTATCCCTCCCCCTTCAAGGGGAGGAGACGAAGAGAAAGGAAGTACTCCGGCTTCTGCGCGGAGGTCAGCAATCAGCCCGGGGCCGGTGGCGAAACGGCATCCCATCGCTCGAACACGAACCCAGCAAGACGGCGTACCACCGCCGGGTCATGCCAGCGCCGGATGGATATGGAAATCAAGTACTCGAGCTTAGCCTGCCTTTCAGCCGAACCTGGTCTTGTGCTTCGCGCAGTGTTGAGCAACCCTGTGATGAATCCACGGTAGTTGCCAAGCTCGCTACCCTTGACTCCGCAGGACTCAAGCAGCTTCTCAGCCTCGGCGATGATCGGACCAGCAAGTTTCTGATACTCGTCCAGCTCCCTCTTGCGCTCAAATGCGTACTCTGCCGCGCACATCTCCCAATCGGTCTCGAGCCGACGTCGAGAAGAACATAGCATCACTGACCGGGCTCGCTCCTCCTCCGGCAGCCAGTCAAGCTCACCTTCCTTCTCCATATCATTGAAAAGGTCTCTGACTCCGGCCTCAAGATACCGGATAAGCTCGGGCGTGAGCCCGCGCCTGGTCGCAGTTGCCTCGTTACGCGCAAGCCGCCTTTCCCGAACTGCGTCAGGTCTTCCGCGGGTAGCAAGAAGACTACGAAATACCCGTCGGCCGAACCGCACTGCGTCCTGTCTAAGCGGCTGGAACCGCGGAGCACCCAGACGGTTCAGCTCGTGATGAAGAAAATGCTCGACAACCTGCCGCAGTATCCAAACCGCGGCTTCCCTCCGCATCTCGAGCACAGCCGGGTCTTCTTTCGCTCGCCTCGGCCCACGCGGTCTGCCTCGTGGCCCGCGCTCTGTCGAAGCTGGAACTACCAGTGGCTCGGCAAGATACTGACTGAAGAGTTGCGCTGCATCTTCGACCGTTGCGCGACAAGCACGCAGATAGTCAAGCACAAGCCGGAGTGACGGGTTTGCAAACTTGCCCAGCTCGAGGCGGGATACAACAGTCACACCAGGCTTACCCTTCTTAGCAAGGGCATCAGCGACCTGGGCCTGAGTCAATCCGGCCCTGAGCCGCAAAGCCCTTAGCTTGGAAATTACGCCGTCAAGACTGGCCACGGACTAAGTATAAACGTGGTTATACCAATTGCAAAACAAGCTTCTAAGATTACTGCCAGAAGAATCGAAACTTAGCTGTAATGCTGATTCGGACAGGGAGCCGTATCCCAGATCGCTGCGGGAATCATGGTTCTCGACGCTCGGGCGGTAATGGACTTGGGCAGTCGGGTGGTAACCGACCGTGGCAAAAGCCACTTGGTATGGACCGTCGTCAAGTCAGACATTACAACAGAGACACACCAAGTGACTTTTCACCTGATTCTAAAAACTGGGAACCAAGACAAGCAGCAACCTGCGCAGGAGAGGACAGCGAAAGGCACGCCCCAGAACGCAGCCCAGGCCGCGGAACCCCGGGCCCGGCCAGCAACGCCGCCCGCTTCGGTCTAGACAAGCCCGCACGTGACTGAGCAGGAAACAAGGCGAACAGAGTGCACCGCTGCAGTAGGCTAGACTGGACAGGAAACCCGGCAGGAAGCCTTCAAGGCGGCTGACTCCGTAGGGAGGATTTTCCTCGGCCAACTACAGACGCGTGTGCTGAATAAGACCACCTGCGTGTCGAACGTTATCCGTCAGCACTTCACGCGCCGAAGACGACCGCGTCGCAGTGGTACAACCTTGCTGTCTGCGATACTTGGCTACCCTCGCTCGGCAGACGTGGTCCCGCTACTCAGCCATAGGGAGATAGATTCGCAGGACGGCAGCGCACAAGTGTCGCAGCAACATGTTGTTAGCTGCGTACTCCAAGGCCGTCGTACCTGGCACGGACCTTGCGCCAATCGGCACTGAGGGTTCACGTCGGTCGTAACGTCAAGTGCTAAGGTGGACACATGGGGCTTCTGCTGCTGACAGCGCTGGTCATGGAAATGCCGCCCAAGCTTGTCTCCGAGTCTGAGGTGCAGGCGATTGCGGCGTCGTTTGCCCGAGCCCTGTGGGGTGAGACGCAACCCGCAGGCTACAGGCTATGCGAGGACGTTCACGGCCAGCCGGCGGCATATCTGTGCGAAGAGCTGCTCCAGAACGGTGCCAGAGTCCTGATTGCCGTCGGAGCCAGGGCCGACCTCCCCCCTATCCTATTCTATCACCCACCTGACACAACACGAGCAAGAGATGCCGACCCGGTTACGAAGATCGTAATACACACGCTGGGTCAGCATGACGTTAGGCAGATAGCACTGGTCTATTACTCACCATTCGACATCTGGTCTGAGTACGAGGCCGGGCAAGAGCGGATCATGGTCTCGCTCCGAACGCTCGAGGTCTGTGAACCGGCCAAGGTCAGGAATGCTGAGCCGCTCGCATGCAATTCAGAGCTAGTACCAGTATTCGCACAACAAAAGGCCACCCTCCTATCCGGTGCGGTTATTGGCGGCCAAGCCGGTCATCGCTGGATCAGCAGCGTGCCGGATTGGGATTGGCACTACGGGTGCGCACCAACCGCGGCGGCCAACGTCCTCGCCTACTGGGACCTAAAGGGCTATGACTTGCTTATTGACTCGATACTGCGCAATATGCCGGACCGGTTCGAGAAAGATTTAG
This genomic window contains:
- a CDS encoding helix-turn-helix transcriptional regulator, which translates into the protein MASLDGVISKLRALRLRAGLTQAQVADALAKKGKPGVTVVSRLELGKFANPSLRLVLDYLRACRATVEDAAQLFSQYLAEPLVVPASTERGPRGRPRGPRRAKEDPAVLEMRREAAVWILRQVVEHFLHHELNRLGAPRFQPLRQDAVRFGRRVFRSLLATRGRPDAVRERRLARNEATATRRGLTPELIRYLEAGVRDLFNDMEKEGELDWLPEEERARSVMLCSSRRRLETDWEMCAAEYAFERKRELDEYQKLAGPIIAEAEKLLESCGVKGSELGNYRGFITGLLNTARSTRPGSAERQAKLEYLISISIRRWHDPAVVRRLAGFVFERWDAVSPPAPG
- a CDS encoding T9SS type A sorting domain-containing protein codes for the protein MGLLLLTALVMEMPPKLVSESEVQAIAASFARALWGETQPAGYRLCEDVHGQPAAYLCEELLQNGARVLIAVGARADLPPILFYHPPDTTRARDADPVTKIVIHTLGQHDVRQIALVYYSPFDIWSEYEAGQERIMVSLRTLEVCEPAKVRNAEPLACNSELVPVFAQQKATLLSGAVIGGQAGHRWISSVPDWDWHYGCAPTAAANVLAYWDLKGYDLLIDSILRNMPDRFEKDLDSVPNISHQLAIAMNTDTVHSGNTATESIPLGIQAVCSDPVWGNCYNFTSYLTWRGKELVKNEVDSGRPGVLVVIGHPEYGNHALTYCGWGPPSSDWIMVHDEWAGTPRDRVIYYDFGGRVAVVPVVPSEPVPEQPEPSDSVSTFPNPVRKVLNIAGRHGPGIAEVYDSAGRWVMRCAVTESGQINVSGLSAGAYVLRLDWRDSAPATGRFVVTSQNHGR